One Acetobacterium sp. KB-1 DNA segment encodes these proteins:
- a CDS encoding uroporphyrinogen decarboxylase family protein — protein MLTKRQNLMETIKGGQPDRFVNQYEFLELIREAPKEAFMTPKGTEVKNAWGITIRWPEGQIGSFPVHDHGHKVLQDITKWREYVKAPAVDYPAERWTEAIAHAKAVDRDEKFVTAFVTPGIFELTHYLMGMEDALMSYYEEPEAMHELIDYLTEYELQYAQQLIDNLHPDALFHHDDWGSQISSFMSPETFKEFILPAYKKIYGFYKDNGVELIVHHSDSYGVNLVPFMIEMGIDIWQGVMNTNNIPELIKEYGGQISFMGGLHSGEIDFPDWTPEIVMEHVERACKECGKHYFIPNLSQGAPISSFPGVYEATSEAIDKMSAELF, from the coding sequence ATGCTAACAAAAAGACAAAACTTAATGGAAACGATTAAAGGTGGCCAGCCGGACCGGTTTGTCAATCAGTATGAATTCCTGGAACTGATCAGAGAAGCGCCCAAAGAAGCCTTTATGACACCGAAGGGGACGGAAGTCAAAAATGCCTGGGGGATTACCATCCGCTGGCCGGAAGGTCAAATCGGGTCCTTTCCAGTTCACGATCATGGGCATAAGGTATTACAAGACATTACGAAGTGGCGCGAATACGTTAAGGCTCCAGCGGTAGATTATCCGGCTGAACGTTGGACGGAAGCCATTGCCCATGCCAAGGCGGTTGATCGCGATGAAAAATTTGTGACTGCCTTTGTAACGCCGGGGATCTTTGAACTGACCCACTATCTGATGGGAATGGAAGATGCCTTAATGAGTTATTACGAAGAACCAGAAGCCATGCATGAACTCATCGACTATCTGACTGAATATGAATTGCAGTACGCCCAGCAGCTGATTGACAACCTTCACCCGGATGCGCTGTTTCATCATGATGACTGGGGCAGTCAGATTTCGTCATTTATGTCGCCGGAAACCTTCAAGGAATTCATTTTGCCGGCTTACAAAAAAATCTATGGCTTCTATAAGGATAACGGCGTGGAACTGATTGTTCATCACAGCGACAGCTACGGCGTGAACCTGGTGCCCTTCATGATTGAAATGGGTATCGATATCTGGCAGGGCGTCATGAATACCAACAATATTCCCGAGCTGATCAAAGAATACGGCGGACAGATTTCATTTATGGGCGGCCTTCACAGCGGTGAAATTGATTTTCCTGACTGGACCCCTGAAATCGTTATGGAACATGTGGAGAGGGCTTGTAAAGAATGTGGCAAGCATTACTTTATTCCCAATCTCAGCCAGGGCGCACCAATCAGCTCATTCCCGGGTGTTTATGAGGCCACTTCGGAAGCCATCGACAAGATGAGTGCCGAACTGTTTTAA
- a CDS encoding corrinoid protein: MSKIEEVKVLVETGKSKKVAAAVQEALDAGDKVADILEAMIASMGVVGDKFSAGEIFVPEMLIAAKAMSKGVEVLKPLMAGEGSNSLGTCIIGTVAGDLHDIGKNLVSMMIESAGFDMVDLGVDVPAEKFVTAVKENEHVVLVACSGLLTTTMPALKEAVQTIKAALPEMKVIVGGAPVTPEYAAEIGADGYAPDAGSAAVKAKELVTA, encoded by the coding sequence ATGTCAAAAATTGAAGAAGTAAAAGTTTTAGTCGAAACCGGTAAATCAAAAAAAGTCGCTGCCGCTGTTCAGGAAGCGCTGGATGCCGGTGACAAAGTCGCGGATATTCTCGAGGCGATGATCGCGTCGATGGGTGTGGTGGGAGATAAATTCTCAGCCGGTGAAATTTTTGTGCCGGAAATGCTGATTGCAGCCAAGGCCATGTCCAAAGGGGTGGAAGTGTTAAAACCATTGATGGCCGGCGAGGGATCTAACTCACTGGGTACCTGCATCATTGGAACGGTAGCTGGAGATCTCCACGATATTGGCAAAAATCTGGTTTCGATGATGATCGAAAGTGCCGGATTTGATATGGTGGATCTGGGCGTCGATGTTCCAGCCGAAAAATTTGTCACTGCTGTTAAAGAAAATGAACATGTCGTTCTGGTGGCCTGTTCTGGTCTGCTGACCACCACCATGCCAGCGTTAAAAGAAGCGGTCCAAACCATTAAAGCGGCCTTGCCAGAAATGAAGGTCATTGTCGGCGGGGCACCGGTGACGCCGGAATATGCTGCCGAAATCGGGGCCGATGGATATGCACCGGATGCCGGCAGTGCCGCCGTTAAAGCCAAAGAACTAGTTACTGCTTAA
- a CDS encoding MerR family transcriptional regulator yields MEYRIGEVSKLLGLPVETIRYYEKEQIITPKRQQNSDYRTYETWDIFFLMECMRYRSFDISLKDISKMLHNESLDFFVERIGFKQQVIDEKLRYYQMLERKISAYKDKLASLPYNVGCYWFVNTPEYRYFTYVQREDGDHYGEVEEKPLFPHWLKQIPFVEFTHHIAFADIADPRIDRDAWGLCVESADAALLNLPLNADVLIRPAGLCLCTVMDLGDYGNLTLRQFDPLVAYIRDHGIVPEGDIIGKILTRVHADGKMHRYIEYTIPIKK; encoded by the coding sequence ATGGAATATCGCATTGGGGAAGTCTCCAAGCTCTTGGGCCTGCCGGTGGAGACCATCCGTTATTATGAAAAAGAGCAGATTATTACGCCCAAACGTCAGCAAAACAGTGACTACCGCACCTATGAAACCTGGGATATCTTTTTTCTGATGGAATGCATGCGCTATCGCAGCTTTGACATTTCGTTAAAAGATATTTCAAAGATGCTTCATAATGAGTCGTTGGACTTTTTTGTCGAGCGGATCGGCTTTAAACAACAGGTCATCGATGAAAAGCTGCGCTATTATCAGATGCTGGAGCGCAAGATTTCCGCCTACAAGGATAAACTGGCAAGCCTGCCCTATAATGTCGGGTGCTATTGGTTCGTCAATACCCCCGAGTATCGTTACTTTACCTATGTCCAGCGCGAAGACGGCGATCATTATGGTGAGGTTGAGGAAAAACCCTTATTTCCGCACTGGCTCAAGCAGATCCCCTTTGTTGAGTTTACCCATCACATTGCTTTTGCCGACATCGCCGACCCCCGCATTGACCGGGACGCCTGGGGACTGTGTGTCGAAAGCGCTGACGCGGCGTTGTTAAATCTGCCGCTGAACGCGGATGTGCTGATCCGACCGGCGGGTTTGTGTTTGTGTACGGTGATGGATCTGGGTGACTATGGCAATTTGACGTTGCGGCAGTTTGATCCGCTGGTGGCCTATATCCGCGATCATGGCATTGTGCCGGAAGGCGATATCATCGGGAAAATCCTGACCCGGGTCCATGCCGATGGAAAAATGCACCGTTATATTGAGTATACGATTCCGATCAAGAAATAA
- a CDS encoding uroporphyrinogen decarboxylase family protein — MREKFDQKEFEVIGEYPDYPTHVMALVPKAPIQKKFNRPITARENWKLLFNGKKPYWIPQAGFFNCEVQVFRPRMHPDNVATRLVFDAEELPQYESNIAKGWFDLDWEWVDIAGGASVHPGNPAVRDINKWEEQVPFPNLDDMDWENCIAKNKDYVKSDKMVQVGLLSGFWERLMSLMDVDHAAIALVDEDQQDGVHRLFDRLADLYVDYIDRLHKHFAIDGFLIHDDWGTQNNPFFSLATCREMIVPYLKRVVDACHERNIAFELHSCGRVEPLVPALIEAGVDLWCGQTMNDYLRMATTYQEVSLVFGVQLLPEPAGTTAEEIRAMAKDFVEKYKDCKIALVNKGASPLFFAAVYEFSRKAYEQAED; from the coding sequence ATGAGAGAAAAATTTGATCAAAAAGAGTTTGAAGTAATTGGTGAATATCCAGACTATCCCACACATGTCATGGCATTGGTGCCAAAAGCGCCCATTCAGAAAAAATTTAACAGGCCAATAACAGCAAGAGAAAACTGGAAATTGCTATTCAATGGAAAAAAGCCATATTGGATTCCCCAGGCAGGTTTTTTCAACTGCGAAGTACAGGTGTTTCGTCCCAGAATGCATCCAGACAATGTTGCCACCCGGCTAGTCTTTGATGCTGAAGAATTACCCCAGTATGAAAGCAATATCGCAAAAGGTTGGTTTGATCTTGATTGGGAATGGGTGGATATTGCCGGTGGAGCATCCGTGCATCCGGGGAATCCGGCGGTGCGGGATATCAATAAATGGGAGGAACAGGTGCCATTCCCCAATTTAGACGATATGGATTGGGAAAACTGTATTGCGAAGAATAAGGACTATGTTAAATCTGACAAGATGGTACAAGTAGGATTGCTTTCAGGTTTCTGGGAAAGATTGATGTCTCTGATGGATGTCGATCATGCGGCAATCGCCCTGGTTGATGAGGATCAGCAGGATGGGGTGCATCGGTTGTTCGACAGATTAGCAGATTTGTATGTGGACTATATTGACCGACTGCATAAACATTTTGCAATTGATGGATTTCTGATCCACGACGATTGGGGGACACAAAATAATCCGTTTTTCTCGCTGGCAACATGTCGTGAAATGATTGTACCATACTTAAAACGAGTGGTTGATGCCTGTCATGAACGCAATATCGCTTTTGAACTGCATAGTTGTGGTCGGGTTGAGCCATTGGTGCCGGCATTGATTGAAGCCGGTGTGGATTTATGGTGCGGACAGACGATGAATGATTATCTTCGAATGGCGACAACTTATCAAGAGGTAAGTCTTGTTTTTGGGGTTCAGTTATTGCCAGAGCCAGCCGGCACCACCGCTGAAGAAATCCGAGCGATGGCTAAGGATTTTGTTGAGAAATATAAAGATTGTAAAATCGCTCTGGTTAATAAAGGCGCCAGCCCTTTGTTTTTCGCAGCGGTATATGAATTTAGCCGAAAAGCATATGAACAGGCTGAAGATTAA
- a CDS encoding methyltetrahydrofolate cobalamin methyltransferase, with protein MIIIGEKINGAIPSTGKAIAAKDAEFIRNLAIKQAEAGANFIDVCASVDDDIELETMKWLIDIVQDATDVPIAVDSPNVYTCIESMKYCNKPGLFNSVSLEGGKVDEAFKVLADTKWECVALLNSDKGIPKTAKDRLEVFTDLMAKCKEYKIDPSRMHIDPLIEMLCTSEDGIAMVTEVIREIKKQYPTIHVTGAVSNISFNLPARRIANQAFAVLAMSAGMDSFILDPLNKDMMGMLFATEAMMGEDEYCMEYIGAFREGIFVK; from the coding sequence TTGATAATTATTGGCGAAAAAATTAATGGGGCGATTCCCTCAACCGGGAAGGCCATAGCCGCAAAGGATGCTGAATTCATCCGAAACCTGGCCATTAAGCAGGCCGAAGCCGGGGCGAATTTCATCGACGTCTGTGCCTCAGTGGATGATGACATCGAACTGGAAACGATGAAATGGTTGATCGACATTGTTCAGGATGCCACCGACGTGCCGATTGCGGTGGACAGTCCCAATGTTTATACCTGCATTGAATCGATGAAATACTGTAACAAACCGGGACTGTTTAACTCGGTATCGCTGGAAGGCGGTAAGGTTGATGAGGCTTTCAAAGTACTGGCCGATACCAAATGGGAATGTGTTGCCTTATTAAATAGTGACAAGGGAATCCCTAAAACCGCCAAAGATCGACTGGAAGTGTTTACTGATTTAATGGCAAAATGTAAAGAATACAAGATCGACCCCTCCCGCATGCACATTGATCCCTTGATTGAAATGCTTTGTACCTCGGAAGATGGCATTGCCATGGTGACCGAAGTGATCCGGGAAATCAAAAAACAATATCCAACCATTCATGTCACCGGCGCCGTCAGCAACATTTCCTTCAACCTGCCCGCCCGTCGGATTGCCAATCAGGCCTTTGCCGTTTTGGCCATGAGTGCCGGCATGGACAGCTTTATTCTCGATCCGCTGAACAAGGATATGATGGGGATGCTGTTCGCCACCGAAGCGATGATGGGTGAAGATGAATACTGTATGGAATATATCGGCGCTTTCCGGGAAGGCATTTTCGTAAAATAA
- a CDS encoding FAD-dependent oxidoreductase: MFTKLFTPKKINQCEIPNRLAVTAMVANYCNEDGTATDRYIAYHEAKAKGGWGLIITEDYAVSEHAMGYQFIAGLWNDDQIASHKKLTDTIHQYDSKIFAQIYHAGRQSASFVNGGVQPVAPSAIPCPWLRQLPRELTIPEIEQIVEDFGDCALRAKQAGFDGIEVHAGHGYLIAEFMSTYVNKRTDKYGGCLDNRLRFVKEIYADIRGKVGDDFPVMIRFSADEVVQGGRDISESRVLAKLFAEWGFDALHVSSGAYGDHNKGIVSPMYVSHAWTVDFAAEIKQIVDIPVFTVNRINDPRMADGLLEMGKADFIGMGRGSLADPELPNKAKAGDLTAIRYCIGCMQGCVGKLLVGEAITCLVNPSLGQEYQLDYSKVTKPKKVLIAGGGPGGLEAARAAAIKGHEVTLYEKGSFLGGQFKSAAYPPCKGELATYTNWITSELDQLGVTIHLNRELTKELVAAEKPDTVIVATGGTPCKPAIKGIDKALVVTAEDALLGNVATGDQIVVAGGGEVGSETAAHLAMQQRDVTIIEMLPKICSDLDGVNKFNLMKILREYEVNQLTQTKVVEILDDGVIIENSQGQQTLPADTVVIALGYRPNNQLAEALSAVHNHVIVIGGAVKTSNAMVAINDGFNAGLSL; the protein is encoded by the coding sequence ATGTTTACTAAATTGTTTACACCAAAGAAAATCAATCAGTGTGAGATTCCCAATCGTCTGGCAGTCACCGCCATGGTGGCCAATTACTGCAATGAAGACGGCACCGCCACCGATCGTTATATTGCCTATCACGAAGCCAAGGCCAAGGGCGGCTGGGGCCTGATTATTACCGAAGATTATGCCGTCAGCGAGCATGCCATGGGCTATCAGTTTATTGCCGGGCTGTGGAATGATGATCAGATTGCCAGTCACAAAAAACTGACCGACACCATTCATCAGTATGATTCCAAAATCTTTGCTCAGATCTATCATGCCGGCCGCCAAAGCGCCAGCTTCGTAAATGGCGGCGTTCAGCCGGTGGCCCCATCGGCAATCCCCTGTCCGTGGTTGCGGCAACTGCCCCGGGAACTGACCATTCCGGAGATTGAACAGATTGTTGAAGATTTTGGCGACTGTGCCTTACGGGCTAAACAGGCCGGCTTTGATGGTATCGAAGTGCATGCCGGACATGGCTATTTAATTGCCGAATTCATGTCCACCTATGTCAACAAACGTACTGATAAATACGGCGGTTGTCTGGATAATCGCTTACGCTTTGTTAAAGAAATCTATGCCGATATCCGCGGCAAGGTCGGCGACGATTTCCCGGTCATGATCCGTTTTTCGGCTGACGAAGTGGTTCAGGGCGGCCGGGACATTTCTGAATCCCGGGTCCTGGCTAAACTCTTTGCCGAATGGGGTTTTGATGCCCTGCATGTTTCCAGTGGCGCCTATGGCGATCATAATAAGGGGATTGTTTCGCCGATGTATGTCTCCCATGCCTGGACTGTCGACTTTGCTGCCGAGATCAAACAAATCGTGGATATCCCGGTCTTTACTGTCAACCGCATCAATGATCCCCGCATGGCCGATGGTCTGCTGGAAATGGGCAAAGCCGATTTCATCGGAATGGGCCGGGGCTCCCTGGCCGATCCGGAGCTGCCAAATAAGGCCAAGGCTGGTGATTTAACCGCAATCCGCTACTGCATCGGATGTATGCAGGGCTGTGTCGGGAAGTTACTGGTGGGTGAAGCCATCACCTGTCTGGTCAATCCCTCGCTGGGCCAAGAATATCAATTGGATTATAGCAAAGTCACCAAACCGAAAAAAGTCCTGATTGCCGGCGGCGGACCCGGTGGCCTGGAAGCGGCCCGCGCCGCGGCGATCAAAGGCCACGAGGTCACGCTTTATGAAAAAGGCAGCTTTTTAGGCGGTCAGTTTAAATCCGCTGCTTATCCCCCCTGCAAGGGTGAGTTGGCCACTTATACCAACTGGATCACGAGCGAACTGGATCAGTTGGGTGTAACGATTCATCTCAACCGCGAATTGACGAAAGAACTGGTGGCCGCTGAAAAACCGGATACCGTTATCGTCGCCACCGGCGGAACCCCCTGCAAACCGGCGATCAAAGGGATCGACAAAGCCCTGGTTGTCACCGCTGAAGATGCCCTACTGGGCAATGTGGCCACCGGTGATCAAATTGTTGTGGCCGGCGGCGGTGAGGTCGGTTCAGAAACGGCTGCGCATCTGGCGATGCAGCAACGGGATGTGACCATCATCGAAATGCTGCCCAAGATCTGCAGCGATCTCGATGGCGTCAACAAATTCAATCTGATGAAAATCCTCCGCGAATATGAGGTCAACCAATTGACCCAAACCAAAGTGGTCGAAATTCTGGATGATGGGGTAATCATCGAAAACAGCCAGGGCCAGCAGACCCTGCCTGCCGATACCGTCGTCATTGCATTGGGCTACCGACCCAACAACCAGCTGGCCGAAGCATTATCAGCCGTTCACAACCACGTCATCGTTATTGGCGGGGCCGTCAAAACCAGCAATGCCATGGTGGCGATCAACGATGGCTTTAATGCGGGCTTGTCGCTGTAA
- a CDS encoding diacylglycerol kinase family protein, whose translation METLKTKLQPQRVKLIFNPGSGANDESPLQIMAVVKEMQARQLIPELYLIEPDCNLKEVVDEAIAQGIELFVVCGGDGTVSSVTKALYGSAATLGIVPTGTRNNVALSLGIPTDIAAAVAILSAGQRLKIDLGLVTCDGVSTPFIELCSVGLFSMLFPSGDDIQHGNITRIGDFLGILTTAPPSEIHLFLDDNQEISELGHAALISNMPYVGRNYQVGAPDAYHDGLLDVMFFADLSKLDLIAYILTGVGTDNPEDPRIMHYQVREIVIDTEPAMAVMADDISLGEGSVRIKVQPQALSVMVGATASHEGQ comes from the coding sequence ATGGAAACTTTAAAAACCAAGCTGCAGCCACAGCGCGTTAAACTTATTTTTAATCCCGGTTCTGGTGCCAATGACGAATCCCCGCTGCAAATCATGGCGGTCGTTAAAGAAATGCAGGCCCGGCAGTTAATCCCGGAACTGTATCTGATCGAACCCGACTGTAACTTGAAGGAAGTGGTCGATGAGGCCATTGCCCAGGGCATTGAACTGTTTGTCGTTTGTGGCGGCGACGGGACCGTTTCATCGGTCACCAAAGCGCTGTACGGTTCAGCGGCGACGCTTGGCATTGTTCCCACCGGAACCCGGAACAATGTGGCCTTAAGCCTCGGTATCCCCACGGATATTGCGGCGGCGGTTGCCATTCTCAGCGCCGGCCAGCGTTTAAAAATAGATCTCGGCCTGGTCACTTGCGACGGTGTCAGCACCCCTTTTATCGAGCTTTGCTCAGTGGGATTGTTTTCGATGCTGTTCCCCTCCGGGGATGATATCCAGCACGGCAACATCACCCGGATCGGCGATTTTCTCGGCATTCTGACGACTGCACCGCCCTCGGAGATTCATCTTTTTCTGGACGATAATCAGGAAATCAGCGAGTTGGGTCACGCCGCATTAATTTCCAATATGCCCTATGTCGGTCGTAATTATCAAGTCGGTGCGCCCGATGCCTATCATGACGGCTTACTGGATGTGATGTTTTTTGCCGATCTCTCCAAACTCGATTTAATCGCTTATATTCTGACCGGCGTCGGCACCGATAACCCGGAGGATCCCCGGATTATGCACTATCAGGTCCGTGAAATTGTCATCGACACCGAACCGGCCATGGCGGTAATGGCCGATGATATCAGTTTGGGCGAGGGTTCGGTGCGCATCAAAGTACAGCCACAGGCTTTGTCGGTCATGGTCGGAGCGACCGCGTCACATGAAGGGCAATAA
- a CDS encoding TetR/AcrR family transcriptional regulator, with translation MIPQKLSKGLQTKISMINAAKMLFYQNGFKKTSAKEICEKARVNHKNFNYYFKSKDSLLTEIYSELYMKSYSFIESKITYEINSIEKNTFAAYIYYSGIFVDENTIRFQQEIYDQLSSSAYMGQNFNHVYHQFFRDMGKEIDQDEIDNIRFAELGLRRELILRFIENPGNKTIYDVITTMHLYRGRLLQMDETLTKSYLFNALEFEHKHDHSHIRLLI, from the coding sequence ATGATACCTCAAAAATTAAGCAAAGGTCTGCAGACAAAAATAAGCATGATTAATGCTGCCAAAATGTTATTTTATCAAAATGGTTTTAAAAAAACTTCGGCCAAAGAAATCTGTGAAAAGGCAAGGGTTAATCATAAGAATTTTAATTACTACTTTAAATCAAAGGATTCTCTTTTGACTGAAATTTATTCAGAGTTATACATGAAATCATATTCTTTTATCGAATCGAAAATCACTTATGAAATTAATAGTATCGAAAAGAATACTTTCGCTGCGTATATCTATTATTCAGGTATTTTTGTTGATGAAAATACCATCCGTTTTCAGCAGGAAATTTATGATCAACTCTCAAGCAGCGCCTATATGGGCCAAAACTTCAACCATGTCTATCACCAGTTTTTTAGAGACATGGGTAAAGAAATTGACCAGGATGAAATTGACAACATCAGATTTGCTGAACTGGGTCTTCGGCGTGAACTTATCCTGAGATTTATCGAAAATCCTGGCAATAAAACGATTTATGACGTCATCACAACCATGCATCTATATCGGGGACGGTTGCTTCAGATGGATGAAACACTCACAAAATCTTATTTATTCAACGCCCTCGAATTTGAACATAAGCATGATCATTCCCATATCCGTCTGCTCATTTAA
- a CDS encoding TetR/AcrR family transcriptional regulator, which translates to MKKYKKGLQTEQIILQTAKILFYNNGYAKTSMRDICAETGIQLGTLTYYFKKKKDIAERIYSEFIVRLLSFVRTNTYHDNMNGIQINFYKQIYHYHAIYSDPQTRAFHAEMLHSEYIYQEIILKLYNPYFRDLPNRMTKVDFDTAVFADSCLRKEFGLQYINAPQTKTVTELYITIQTLTGRLMRIPEETTQQYIHEALTFFENHDGSTIRLLI; encoded by the coding sequence ATGAAAAAATATAAAAAGGGTTTACAGACTGAACAGATCATTTTGCAAACTGCCAAAATACTATTTTACAACAATGGTTATGCTAAAACTTCGATGCGGGATATCTGTGCTGAGACCGGCATCCAACTAGGAACATTAACCTATTATTTTAAGAAAAAAAAGGATATTGCCGAACGAATCTATTCAGAATTCATTGTCAGATTATTGTCCTTTGTCCGAACCAACACCTATCATGATAATATGAATGGTATCCAAATCAATTTTTACAAACAGATCTACCATTACCATGCTATTTACAGCGATCCCCAAACCCGAGCCTTTCACGCTGAAATGCTCCACTCTGAATATATTTACCAGGAAATTATTCTGAAATTATACAATCCTTATTTTCGCGATCTGCCCAACCGGATGACCAAAGTGGACTTTGATACCGCTGTTTTTGCGGATTCCTGCCTCCGCAAGGAATTTGGCTTACAATATATCAACGCCCCGCAGACCAAAACAGTAACCGAACTGTATATCACCATCCAGACCCTGACCGGCCGTTTGATGCGAATTCCTGAAGAAACAACCCAGCAGTATATTCACGAAGCGCTGACCTTTTTTGAAAACCATGACGGCTCAACAATTCGACTATTGATCTGA
- a CDS encoding phosphatase PAP2 family protein produces MKGNKPDQSVTDKGRHATAKSPSPVGKMRGAAQKIITGIRHIPPLYWLIMVAIILISFLLVIPDYVWIIFSDAVKSQNSLLILVLIFALTTISLVWSVGQRIDVWVFTYFNMHGRRWSWLDGTMLLLTQLGNGIFAMILATILYFLGHHVLAYAFVLGTLSLWFVVELIKMLVHRTRPYKKIENSRIVGSPARGSSFPSGHTSQSFFMATFLLPYFHVNFFIGLAGYLLAFLVGITRIYVGMHYPRDVLGGAMLGTAWGLLGVILNNSF; encoded by the coding sequence ATGAAGGGCAATAAGCCGGATCAGTCCGTCACTGACAAAGGCCGTCACGCAACCGCAAAAAGCCCCTCGCCGGTGGGTAAAATGCGCGGCGCCGCACAGAAAATCATTACCGGGATCCGTCATATTCCACCGCTTTACTGGTTAATCATGGTTGCGATTATCCTCATTTCATTTCTGCTCGTTATTCCTGATTATGTCTGGATCATTTTTTCAGACGCCGTCAAAAGCCAAAATTCGCTGCTGATCCTGGTCCTGATTTTTGCTTTAACCACTATTTCGCTGGTGTGGTCGGTTGGTCAGCGGATTGATGTCTGGGTTTTTACTTATTTTAATATGCATGGCCGCCGCTGGTCCTGGCTTGATGGGACGATGCTGTTATTGACGCAGCTTGGCAACGGGATTTTTGCGATGATCCTGGCTACTATTTTGTATTTTTTGGGGCACCACGTCCTTGCCTATGCCTTTGTCTTAGGCACCTTATCATTATGGTTTGTGGTGGAACTGATAAAAATGCTGGTCCATCGAACCCGTCCCTATAAAAAGATTGAAAATAGTCGCATTGTCGGGTCACCCGCCCGGGGCAGTTCGTTTCCCAGTGGCCATACCAGCCAATCCTTCTTTATGGCAACCTTTCTCTTACCCTATTTTCACGTCAACTTTTTTATCGGGTTGGCTGGTTATCTGCTGGCATTTTTGGTCGGGATCACCCGTATCTATGTCGGCATGCACTACCCCCGGGATGTCCTCGGCGGGGCGATGCTAGGAACCGCCTGGGGCCTGTTAGGCGTGATTCTCAATAATTCATTTTGA